The Lycium barbarum isolate Lr01 chromosome 12, ASM1917538v2, whole genome shotgun sequence genome includes a region encoding these proteins:
- the LOC132622428 gene encoding probable aquaporin NIP-type has product MAGKKEEEITHMEEGNIHTASDSNVGFCSSPSVTVIAQKLIAEVIGTYFVIFAGCGSVVVNKIYGSVTFPGICVTWGLIVMVMVYTVGHISGAHFNPAVTITFSIFGRFPWKQAPLYIIAQLMGSILASGTLALMFDVTPQAYFGTVPVGSNGQSLAIEIIISFLLMFVISGVATDDRAIGQVAGIAVGMTITLNVFVAGPISGASMNPARSIGPAVVKHVYKGLWVYVVGPIIGTLAGAFVYNLIRSTDKPLSELAKSASSLRS; this is encoded by the exons atggcaggaaagaaggaagaagaaatcACCCATATGGAAGAAGGCAATATCCATACAGCCTCCGATTCCAATGTTGGATTTTGTTCATCACCTTCGGTCACAGTCATCGCTCAGAAG TTGATTGCGGAGGTCATAGGGACGTACTTTGTAATATTTGCGGGGTGTGGATCTGTTGTAGTGAACAAGATTTATGGGAGTGTTACATTTCCAGGGATATGTGTGACATGGGGACTAATTGTGATGGTGATGGTTTATACTGTGGGACATATATCAGGAGCACATTTTAATCCTGCTGTCACTATTACATTCAGCATCTTCGGTCGCTTCCCATGGAAACAA GCACCTTTGTACATCATAGCTCAACTAATGGGTTCGATTCTGGCCAGTGGAACTCTGGCTCTAATGTTTGACGTAACTCCGCAAGCTTATTTTGGTACAGTTCCAGTTGGATCTAATGGCCAATCACTTGCTATCGAAATCATCATATCTTTCCTTCTCATGTTTGTCATCTCTGGCGTTGCTACAGATGACAGAGCG ATTGGACAAGTTGCTGGAATAGCTGTAGGAATGACCATAACCTTGAACGTTTTTGTAGCAGG GCCAATTTCAGGAGCATCGATGAATCCAGCAAGAAGCATTGGTCCAGCAGTAGTGAAGCATGTTTATAAAGGTCTTTGGGTATATGTGGTTGGTCCAATCATCGGAACTCTAGCCGGAGCATTCGTTTACAATTTAATTCGATCCACAGATAAACCACTGAGCGAGTTGGCCAAAAGCGCATCGTCTCTTCGTAGTTAA